The genomic window GCTTATATCGAAAAACAGGCTTCGGTGCTTTACATTAGAAGTGAAGGCTTAATTGGTACCAAAGAAGATATCGAAAATGTGGTGGTACGAACCAGCGAAAACTCAACACCACTATTGATAAGAGATGTGGCCAATGTAGAAATCGGCGCTGCCACTAGATACGGTGCTTTAACTTTTAACAACGAAGGCGAAGTTTCTGGCGCTATTGTGATGATGCTAAAAGGTGCCAATAGCAATGTGGTGATCGATAACATCAAAGCTAAAATTGCGCAGATTGCTGAAACCTTGCCAGAAGGCGTGGAGATTGTGCCTTTCTTAGACCGTACCAGCATGGTAAACAATGCCATTAAAACGGTAGAAACCAATTTGCTAGAGGGTGCGCTGATTGTGGTTTTCGTGTTGGTAATTTTCTTGGGTAACCTCAGAGCCGGTTTCATTGTGGCATCGGTTATTCCGCTTTCTATGTTGTTTGCCATTATCATGATGAACATTTTCGGCGTGAGTGGCAACCTGATGAGCTTAGGTGCCTTAGATTTTGGGCTGATTGTAGATGGTGCCGTAATTATTGTAGAAGCGGTAATGCACCAACTCGGGCACAGTAAAAGGTTCGCTGGTATTTCCTTCCTTAAACAAGACCAAATGGATTTGGAAGTGAAAAGCGCTTCCTCTAAAATGATGAACAGTGCCGTTTTCGGGCAAATCATTATCCTAATTGTTTACTTGCCAATTTTCAGTTTACAGGGTATTGAAGGCAAAATGTTTAAGCCAATGGCACAAACCGTTGCTTTCGCTTTGCTGGGTGCATTTATTCTTTCGCTTACCTACATCCCAATGATGTCTAGCTTGTTTTTGAGCAAGAAGATTAAAACGGAGCCTAATATTTCCGACAAAGCGATGGCCAGAGTAGAAAACCGTTACGAGCGCTTGTTGCAAAAAGTATTGGGTTTCCCAAAAACTGTGCTTGCCATTGTGTTGGGTTTGTTTGTTACTGCCGTGGTAATTTTGGCCAACTTGGGTGGCGAGTTTATCCCATCCATAGAAGAGGGCGATTTTGCGGTAGAAACTCGGGTACTTTCGGGCAGTAACCTGAATACTACCATAGAAAACGTACAGAAAGTAGCGGGCATCCTTAAAGAAAGATTTCCGGAGGTCAAGAATATCGTTACTAAAATTGGAAGTAGTGAAGTGCCAACAGAACCGCTACCAATGGATATGGGCGATATGATCATCAACCTTAAACCTAAAAGCGAGTGGACTTCTGCTAAAAGTTTTGATGAGCTAGCCGAAAAAATGGGCGAAGCATCGAGCGAAATTCCTGGCGTAACTACTAGTTTCCAATTTCCGGTGCAAATGCGCTTTAACGAGTTGATGACTGGCGCCCGCCAAGATGTAGTGTGTAAGATTTTTGGAGAGGATTTTGATACGTTGGCGCTATACGCTAAAAAACTGGGCAATTTAGTGCGTACGGTAAACGGGGCGACAGAAATGTACGTAGAACAAATTACGGGAACACCACAGATTGTAATTCAATATAATCGGGCAACCATTGCGCAATATGGACTGAACATTGCCGATATCAATAGAAATGTGAACACCGCTTTTGCCGGCCAAAGTACAGGTTTGGTATTTGAAGGCGAGAAACGTTTTGACTTGGTGGTTCGTTTGCAGAACGATAAACGACAAGACATTAAAGATGTACAAAACCTACTCATCCCTACGTCAGATGGTAACCAAATTCCACTTTCGCAAGTGGCAGATGTGGCTTTGGTAAACAGTCCAAGCCAGATCCAAAGGGAAGATACCAAACGCAGAATTTTAGTAGGTTTTAACGTAAGCGGTAGAGATGTAGAAAGCATTGTAACCGAATTGCAGGAAAAAGTAAAGGCCGAAATTAAGTTGCCAACGGGTTATACCATCACTTATGGCGGTTCTTTTGAAAACCTAAACGAAGCAAAATCGAGGTTGATGGTGGCCGTTCCAGTATCCTTAGTTCTTATTTTCTTGTTGTTGTACTTCGCCTTTGGCTCTATTAAGTACGGTTTGCTTATTTATACGGCTATTCCTCTATCAGCTATTGGCGGTATTTTCTTATTGGCGCTTCGCGGATTGCCTTTCAGTATAAGTGCCGGTGTAGGTTTTATTGCCCTATTTGGTATTGCCGTGCTCAACGGAATTGTATTGGTAGCCGAGTTTAATAACATTAAAAAAACAGGAGAACAGGACATGAAAAAAGTGGTGTTGAAAGGTACAAAAACACGTTTACGACCGGTATTGATGACTGCTTTTGTAGCATCTTTGGGTTTCTTGCCAATGGCGATTAGCAATGGTGCAGGAGCTTCGGTGCAACGTCCGCTGGCTACGGTGGTAATTGGAGGTTTAATGATTGCCACTTTGTTAACGCTTTTTGTACTGCCTATTTTATATGTGAGTTTTGAGAAAGGCTTGTTGCGCAGAAAGAAAACGCCAAAAATCGTGACGATGATTTTGTTGCTGTTAGGTTTTGGTATTTCATCTGCCAATGCCCAACAACCAATTACGTTAAGTGCAACCTTAGATAGCTTGTACAAAAACAACATCAGTTTAAAGAGCGCTCAGCTTAAAGCAGATTACAGCCAGCAATTGAGTAAAACGGCAACTACCATTGCCCCGCTAAATATCAATGGCGAATATGGCAAGTACAATAGCAATTTGATGGATAACAAACTGAGCGTTAACCAAAGTTTCAGCTTGCCGAATGTGTACGCAAGGCAGAAAGATAAATTCTTGGCCGAATGGAAAACATCGCTTTTGCAAAGAGAATTAAGCAAAGCTGATTTGACGAAATTGACCACGCAGGTTTTTTATGATTTGTTGGCAGTTGAGCAGTTACAGAAATTGTATTTAGATGCCGATAGTGCTTATCAAAAACTGAAACAATTGGCAGAGTTGAGGTTAAAAACTGGCGAAAGTAGTCTGTTGGAAAAGGCCAGTGCCAATAACCAAATTCTACAACTAAATACCAAATTGAGCAACCTAGAGGTTGAAGCTTTGGTGTTGCAACAGCAGTTAGCATTTTTGCTCAATACCAATGCGGTTTTAAAACCACAGGCAGAAAGTTTAAAAGCTAAACCAACATTTGCAGATACGCTTGCTTGGGCAAATCATCCCTTAATTAAACTGCAACAGCAGGAAGAAAAAACAGCCGAGGCGACTACCAAAATGGAACAGGCAAAATTGCTTCCAGAGTTTAACGTGGGGTACAACAGCACCACGCTGAGAGATGATATCAGGTTTAAGCAGAGCGATCGTTTTCAATCGTTTCAGTTGGGTTTAAGCATTCCTTTGTTTGGTGGTTCGCAACGCAACAGGGTTAAATCGGCCAAGTTCGATGAAGCCTACCGAAAATCGGAAACGGCCAATGCCAGCAAGCAAATCAGTAGCAGTTTAAAATCGGCCTATGCCCAATACCAAGCGCAATTGAGTTTGGTAGAAAGTTTGGAAAAGGATGGCTTGAAAACTGCCAAAGAAATTACCTCGACCTTAGACAAACAGTTGCAAAATGGCGCCATCAATTACCTAGAATGGACTATGCTTAACAACCAAGCCATTGAAATGAAGGCGAGCTATTTCGAAGCCATTAAGCAACTCAACAGAAGCATTACAGAATTGAATTACCTTTTAACGCAATAACACAATGAAGCACTATTTATATATCGGAGCTTTGGCAGTTACTATGACTTTTGCCTGCAACAGCAGTGAGCCAAAAGAAGAAACCAAAGCACCCAATAACGAAAGCGAAGTAAGTTTAACAGCCGAACAAGCTAAAAATATAGATTTAAAAACAGGCGAAGTTGGCTTTGGCGAGATCAACGAAACGCTAAAATTGCAGGGCAAAATTGATGTGCCACCACAAAACTTGGTGTCGGTAAGTATCCCTTTGGGTGGTTACTTAAAATCTACTAAAATGTTGCCAGGCACGCAAGTAAGCAAGGGACAAATTATCGCCGTAATGGAAGATCCGCAGTACATTCAATTGCAACAGGATTACCTGAATATCCACAATAGATTAAACTTTGCTACCAAAGAACTTGCCCGTCAGCAAGAACTGAATGCCAGTAAAGCCAATAGCGATAAAACTTTGCAACAGGTAGAAATGGAATACAAAAGCCTGAAAATTGAGCAAATGGCATTGGCAGAAAAACTGAAGTTGATTAACATAAACGCCAATCAGCTTAGCGAAGGGAAGATATCGAAGTCGGTAAACGTGTATTCGCCTATTAACGGTTATGTGAGCAAAGTAAATGTGAATATTGGTAAATATGTAACGCCATCTGATGTGATTTTTGAGTTGGTAAATCCAACAGATATCCACTTGAACTTAAATGTATTCGAGAAAGATTTGCATAAGCTTGGCGTTGGTCAGCGAGTGATGGCTTACACCAACGTAAAACCAGATAAAAAATACGAAACGGAGGTAATTTTGGTTAGTCACAATGTAGATGGTGGCAGGAGTGAGGTGCATTGCCATTTTGAGCAATACGATAAAAGCTTGGTGCCGGGCATGTACATGAATGCCGAACTGCAATTCAAAAACAGGAAAGTTCAGTTCTTGCCAGAAGAGGCCGTAGTAAGTTTCGAAAACAAGGATTATGTTTTCGTAGAAATTGCGCCTAGAAAGTTCAACATGACCGAAGTGCAAGCTGGCGAAGTTTCGGAAGGCAAAACCGAAATTGCTACAGATTTAAAAGGAAAAAAGGTAGTAGTTAAGGGCGCTTATTCTTTACTCATGAAGCTGAAGAATACGGTTGAGGAAGAATAATTGAAATCATTTATTCCAATGTTGTTTAGTAAAGTATTGGCGTTAATGCCAATAGGTAAAATTTACTATAATTAAACGTGAGTTATGGGTCTTAATCTTGGCTAACTGACCCTAAAATAAATTTGCTTAGCAGCTACTTCGTGGTCAGGGTGCGACGGTATGGGCAGTTCGTCATGCTGAATTTATTTCAGCATCAGCTTTTAGGTCTATTTTTTAAAATCACATTTTTAGAATAAACATTTAACTTATTGATAAACAGTTAAAAAAAACATAATTCACGGTAATTAAATAACATTGGAATTTTTTTGCCTCTGCCTATGGACGTTCAGATTAAACGCAATACCCTTTGTTTCCCTCTCCAGCCGGAGAGGGATGTACAAGCAGAAGCAAAATTACGAGCTTTCATAGGGACAGGCCAAACGCAACAAATTTAACTTTGCTCTCTGGCAGGTGGTTTGACTTTTGAGACAGCCTCTACTATAATTAAATAACATTGGAATTTTTTCTTTGCCAGCGAGTGTTTTTAAGGTTAAACCGCCAAATTGATTAAATATATTTTATCTTAGTTGCACCACAAGGTGCAAATTTCTATTTTGCACACAAAAAAAATAAAAGTAATGGCTTCAGGTATTTTTGCAGTTTTAGATGACATAGCAGTGTTAATGGATGATGTGGCGATGGCGGCCAAGGTAGCAACTAAAAAAACTGCTGGTATTTTAGGCGATGACCTAGCGGTAAATGCAGAAAAGGCTACTGGATTTCTCTCGTCTAGGGAAATACCTGTATTATGGGCCATTACCAAAGGCTCGTTTTTAAATAAGCTAATCATTGTGCCCTTAGCCTTGTTGCTCAACGCTTATTTTCCTGTGGCTATTATAGTTATATTGGTACTTGGTGGTGCATTTTTGGCTTACGAGGGCGTAGAAAAAGTAGTTGAATACTTTTTTCATAAACCAGAGGAAACTCACGAAGCCGCTGTAGAAGTGGTACAAGATGCAGCTACAGCAGAAAAAGCAAAGGTAAAATCGGCAATAACTACTGATTTTATTCTGTCTGTAGAAATTGTAATCATTGCTTTGGGGTCGGTGCTAGAGAAATCATTGACCATCCAAATATTAACGGTGGCTGTAGTGGCCATAATAGCAACCGTAGGCGTTTACGGTATTGTAGCATTAATTGTTCGTATGGACGATGCGGGTTATCGATTAATTAAACAGTCGGGAGAAAAGAAAGGATTTTTATTTGCATTAGGAACTTTTTTAGTAAAAGCTTTGCCGGTAATTATTAAAGGTTTAAGCGTGGTAGGTACCATTGCTTTAATTTTGGTTGCTGGTGGTATTTTTACCCATAACGTTCCTTTTATGCATGGGCTGTTTCCGGCGGTGCCTGCTATTATTACCGAGTTTGCTATTGGTATAGTTGCAGGTTTAGTTGTAGTGGCCTTGGTAACACTTGTAAAAAAGTTCATTTCACTATTTCGTAAGTAACAGATAAAGATGCAGCAAGCACTTTTTTGTATATCCATTACAGTAATATTGTTTACGTTAATACCTTTAGTGCGCCACGATTTTTGGATTTTTAGGGTATTCGAATATCCTCGTTTGCAAAAATTGGTACTTAATGTTACACTTTTGGTAGGCCATGCTGTTTATATGCCCGCAACTACGCCTCAAAAAGTAGTGGCTGTGTTATTGTTACTTAATCTTATTTACATTGTTTATCAGGTTTTTCCTTTCACAAAATTTGGGAGAAAGCAGATTATCTCTTCGAAATCGGCTGCCAATGATAGAAACATCAACTTACTGATTGCAAATGTTTACCAATATAACCGCAATAGCGATAGCTACCTAAAACTCATCAAAAAGTGCAATTCAGATGTGGTGTTAATGGTAGAAACCGATAGTTGGTGGCAGAAACAGATGGATGTAATTAGCGAAAAATATCCTTATCAATTAAAAATCCCTTTAGAAAACACCTACGGGATGATATTTTATTCACGATTACCACTACGCAATGGTACCATCAATTATTTGGTTAAAGAAGATATTCCTTCTATTGAAGCTGAAGTGCAATTGAAAAATGGACAATGGGTTAAACTTTATTGTTTGCATCCGGAGCCGCCGGTTCCGCAAGAAAACCCTAGATCTACAGAACGAGATAAAGAGATTTTGATGGTAGGCAAAAAAGCCAAAGATTGTAAATTGCCTGTAATTGTAATGGGCGATTTGAATGATGTGGCTTGGAGCTACACCACAGAACTGTTTGGTAAAATAAGTGGATTGCTTGACCCTAGGAGAGGCAGGGGTTTTTTCAATAGTTTTCACGCCAAATATTTTTTTCTACGTTTTCCGTTAGATCATATTTTTTGCTCTGCAGATTTTACACTTTCTAGTATTAAAAGAATGGAAAGTTGCGGTTCTGATCATTTTCCAATGTGCGTAAGCTTGCAGTACAATCCAAAAGTTGAAGCGCTTAACGAGCAGCCTGTAGCAGATGAGGCAGATTTGGAATTGGCAGAAGAAAAAATTGAGGCCGAAACAGAAAGTTAATAAACTGCTTTCTTCTATAAAAAACAAAAAGCTATGGCATCCACCAGAGCTTCTTGTATCAACTAACCTAAACTGTATGATAAATACTAACCAAATATTTAACAATGCAAAACTAAAATTGTGTTGTTAACTGGCTGTTAAATTTCTATCAAAAATGATGACGTTTGTTTTTTAGGCAAGATGCCTTCATTTAATTCAATTTGGAGTTTGACTAGTTGTTATTTCTACAGGTTGTTACTAAGATTAACTTCATTTTAATCTTTTGTTTACACGATATGTTGAAGTTTGTGTCAACATTCACATGGAAATTCGGCAAACATCAGATAGTTATATTGATGAAGTAAGGGAAAGCGATCCTTTAGAATTCGAAACGCTGTTTAAAAACTTCAGCGAGGTGCTTTATAACTATGCTAATTATTACTTGCACGACATGGAAGCGGCAAAAACTGTAGTTAACGATACCTTTTTGCGGCTTTGGAACGGAAAACATCGGCCACTTTATGTAAAACCATATTTATATCGTTCGGTTAAAAATGCTTGCTTAAATTACTTATCGCAACATAAAAATAAGGTAGTGCTTAAAGAGTTTGCTGAACTGGAAATGCTATCTGATGGTGCCATCAATTTTGATCATAACGATGAAACTACTGATAAGTTAATTTTTTTAGAAAAGGTAATTTCAAACTTGCCTGCAAAAAGACAGCTCGTATTTAAAATGTTCCGTTTTGATGAATTGAGCTATGCAGAAATTGCCGAATTGCTAAATATCTCTGTGAGAACGGTAGAAGATCATTTGGCTAAAAGTATGCAGTTTATTCATGCACAGGCAAAACATTTAGTTGATAGAAAGTTAACGAACACTTAACTTTCACCGACCCGTATTTCCTGCTGGTTTCTTGTCTTTGATAGTAAGAAATCTGCTCATGGAAGATCAAATTTGGAATAACATTGTAAAAAGGCTAACTGGTGTAGAAACAGAAGAAATTAAACTGTTTTTAGACCAGTGGCTAAACGCCAACGAAAAAAATACACAGCTTTATGAAGAAGCCGAACAACTGTGGCAATTTGCTGGCTTATTACCTGCTGCAAAAAAGCAAGCAGAAACAAACGCTTTAATTCATCCAGCTGCCGAGCAAACTAAACGTAAATCTTTTAAAAGTATATTTAGATATAGTATTGCCGCTTCGCTTGCGGTTATTTCTTCGCTTTCGGTTTATTCTTTATCAAAATTAAAACCCGAAGTAGCGGAAAAGGTATACACGGTTCATAAAGCCACTAACGGAAAAGTGATGAAAGTTACTTTGCCAGACAGCTCTACCATTTGGCTTAACGCAGGCAGCGAGGTAAGTTATCCTAAAGATTTTCATAAACAGAAAACCAGAGCTATACATTTAATTGGCGAAGCTTTTTTTGAAGTAACCCACAACCAAAAACAACCGTTTGTGGTAGAAAGCGGCCAACTCAAAACCATTGTTTATGGTACCAGTTTCAACATTAGTTCTTATAAAAACAGTAGAAAAAGTTCGGTAACGGTTAAAACAGGAAAAGTAGGTGTATTGCTACGTGACGATAGTTTAAACAAACCTACCATGCTATTGCCAGGAAATAGATTGGTCTATCATCGTGACAACGGAAAGCTAGAAAAAGGAAACATATATGTAGACGAAGTTGCCACGTGGATCAGTGGAGATTTAATATTTGAACAGGCTACGCCTAAAGAAGTATTCGCTGCATTGGAAAGAAAATTTGCCGTAGAATTTAGCTTCAACAACAAAGATTTTGAGGGTTGTAAGCTCACTGCAAAGTTTCCAAATCAGTCGTTGAAAGCAATACAGACAGCATTAAGCGCCTCACTTCATGTCAAATTTAAAGAACGTGGTAAAAACATTGAAATCATAGGAGGGCAATCATGTAAGTAAAAAACAAAGCCACTTCTGCGCTAACAGAAATGGCTCAAAGTCTTTGGTTAACGGTCTGCAAACCCTTAACCATCATTAAAAACTATCACGATAATAATTATTAACAAACAAATTTATGAAAAAAAACAATGGGTTATTTAACCCAAAAGGAATTTTTATGCGAATTAGCTTAATCTTCTGCGTGCTTTCTACCTTGTGCTTAACATTAAGTAGCGCAGCGGTAGTTAAAGCACAATACGGTCTGGATAAAAAGATCGACATTAACTTGAAAAACACTTCATTTCCAGAATTACTTAAAGAGATAGAACGCAAAACGGGTGTAAGTTTTGTTTACACAAATAAAGAAACGGTTACTACTAAAGTATCGGTAAATGACCAATCTAAAACAGCCAGAGCTATACTTACTCCTTTATTGAAACAACATGATTTACAAGCTGTAGAGAACGGGTTATTGGTGGTATTACGTAAAGTAGAAGCTAAGGTTTTGGCCCAAGAAAAGCCGGGCAGCATTGTGGGTTATGTAAAAGACGAAGCCAACAATCAAATCCTGCCTTATGCAACTGTAATGGTTAAAGGAACCAACCAAAGAGCAATTTCTGATATGAACGGTTACTTTGTATTGAATAACATAAATGCTGGAAAAGCGGTATTGCGGGTAACTTACCTCGGTTTTAAAGCCTTCGAAACTACAGTAAATGTGGTAAGTGGCAAAACCAACAATGCCGATTTGAAATTGACCAGCGCAAGTAATGATATGAAAGGTATTACCATTACGGGTATTCGTAGAGGAGAGAGTGTGGCACTAAATAACATGCGAAATGCCGATAATGTAAAATATGTGCTTTCTGAAGAGCAGATTGAACGTTTTCCTGATGCCACCGTAGGCGAGGCCATGCAACGTGTGCCGGGTATTGCTATGGATTATAGTTACGGTTTACCTAGAAATATCATCATTAGAGGGTTGGACCAAAGCATGGGTTCGGTTACTTTAAACGGAAACAGATTACCATCAACGCAGACCAACTCTCGCGATATCGATTTAAATGGTATTCTGTCTTCAACAGTAGAAGCCATTGAGGTAAACAAAACTTTAACACCAGATATGGAGGCCGATGGTACTTCGGGTTCGGTAAATATCATTTCCAAAACGCCAAAAATTGGCATGAAGCAATTTCAAGTTAAAGGCTCGTTTGGTAACAATTTCCTTTTAGGTAAGCAAAATTTTGATGGGGCTTTTAATTATGGCGAACGAAAAAATAAGCTAGGCTATTTAATAGGTGTAAACTATAGCAATACCAATAGGGGCGAAGATAGGGTGCAGAAAGATTACGATACTTACGAAATTAACGGTGTTGAGAAATTAAAACTTTCGAATTTAGAATTGGAAGGGTCTGATTTGAATAGGGAAAATATTGGTTTGCAGGGCGAATTGAGTTTCTTCCCTACAGAGAAAAGCCAAGTTTATGTAAGAGGAAATTACAATAAATTCTACGAGCTACAAACTAGAGGAACCAAAAGCTTTAGTATTGGTAATTACACCAGCGAAACTGCCGTAACTGGGGTAAATATCGGTTCTAGTGGTACACCAAGAGATTACAACAGAGATTTGTTCAGCGTATCTGCCGGAGCTAAAACCACAGTTAACAATTGGATTGGTAACATCGACGTAACCTACGCAAGCGGTTTGTACGACCAGCCAACGTATTATGATGGTTTCTTCAATTACAGTGGTTTAACCGCCAATATGGATATGTCTAACCCAAGAGCGCCACAATTTGCTTTTACCAATGGCGACCCTAACGATGCAAGCAAATACTTGACTTCGAATTACGTAAACAGACATCAAATTGCTAATGATAAGGATATTCAAGGTTCATTAAATATTGAACGTACTTTCGATTTGAGCGATAAAAATAAGTTCAAATTTAAGTTTGGTGGAAGAATGAAATACAAAGAAGATGACCATACCAGAAGCTACTATCAGTATAAATTGAAAACGGGTACTTTGACCATGTCTAACTTCCTTTCAGATTATTCTAGAGAGAAATATTTCGATGGCAATTATAACCTTTCGGGAGCTATTGCAAACGGTTATTTGATGGAAGAATACTATCAAAACAACTTAAATTTATTCAGTAACGACGAAAACTACATCAGACAAAATACCGACCCTGACTCTTACAATGGTAAAGAAAACATGCAGGCAGGTTATGTGATGGGTAAATTAACTTTAAACAAGTTAGATATCATCACGGGTGTGAGATACGAAAACACTGCTTTCGAGTACAATGGTAATATCGTAAACTTTAGCAATACAGGTGCTTACGTATCTACCAATAAAGTTGCGGTAAAATCTAACTTCAACGGATTTTTTCCAAGCTTAAACTTAAAATATGCGGTTTCGCCACGTACCAATTTCAGGGCTGCGGTTACCAAATCATTATCTCGCCCAGGTTATTACGATTTAGTACCTTGGGAAGAGATCGAACCTCGTAGAAAACGGATGAAAAAAGGAAATCCAGATTTAGATCAGGCTACTTCAATTAACTACGATCTATTGTTCGAACATTATTTGAAATCTTTGGGTTTAATCTCTGGTGGTGTGTTCTACAAAAACGTAGATAATTACATTTACGAA from Pedobacter sp. SL55 includes these protein-coding regions:
- a CDS encoding CusA/CzcA family heavy metal efflux RND transporter, with translation MLNKIIEFAIKNKLIVGLFTIALIIYGSFELTKLPIDAVPDITNNQVQIITTAPSYGATDIERLVTFPVEQANSNIAGIKEIRSYSRFGLSLVTLVFNDDVDVYWARQQVAERLLVVQEQIPKGIGKPEMGPISTGLGEIYQYAVKPKKGYEKRYDITELRTIQDWVVRRQLLGVKGVAEVSSFGGKLKQYQVTIDPNKLVANKVTIAEIFDALENNNQNTGGAYIEKQASVLYIRSEGLIGTKEDIENVVVRTSENSTPLLIRDVANVEIGAATRYGALTFNNEGEVSGAIVMMLKGANSNVVIDNIKAKIAQIAETLPEGVEIVPFLDRTSMVNNAIKTVETNLLEGALIVVFVLVIFLGNLRAGFIVASVIPLSMLFAIIMMNIFGVSGNLMSLGALDFGLIVDGAVIIVEAVMHQLGHSKRFAGISFLKQDQMDLEVKSASSKMMNSAVFGQIIILIVYLPIFSLQGIEGKMFKPMAQTVAFALLGAFILSLTYIPMMSSLFLSKKIKTEPNISDKAMARVENRYERLLQKVLGFPKTVLAIVLGLFVTAVVILANLGGEFIPSIEEGDFAVETRVLSGSNLNTTIENVQKVAGILKERFPEVKNIVTKIGSSEVPTEPLPMDMGDMIINLKPKSEWTSAKSFDELAEKMGEASSEIPGVTTSFQFPVQMRFNELMTGARQDVVCKIFGEDFDTLALYAKKLGNLVRTVNGATEMYVEQITGTPQIVIQYNRATIAQYGLNIADINRNVNTAFAGQSTGLVFEGEKRFDLVVRLQNDKRQDIKDVQNLLIPTSDGNQIPLSQVADVALVNSPSQIQREDTKRRILVGFNVSGRDVESIVTELQEKVKAEIKLPTGYTITYGGSFENLNEAKSRLMVAVPVSLVLIFLLLYFAFGSIKYGLLIYTAIPLSAIGGIFLLALRGLPFSISAGVGFIALFGIAVLNGIVLVAEFNNIKKTGEQDMKKVVLKGTKTRLRPVLMTAFVASLGFLPMAISNGAGASVQRPLATVVIGGLMIATLLTLFVLPILYVSFEKGLLRRKKTPKIVTMILLLLGFGISSANAQQPITLSATLDSLYKNNISLKSAQLKADYSQQLSKTATTIAPLNINGEYGKYNSNLMDNKLSVNQSFSLPNVYARQKDKFLAEWKTSLLQRELSKADLTKLTTQVFYDLLAVEQLQKLYLDADSAYQKLKQLAELRLKTGESSLLEKASANNQILQLNTKLSNLEVEALVLQQQLAFLLNTNAVLKPQAESLKAKPTFADTLAWANHPLIKLQQQEEKTAEATTKMEQAKLLPEFNVGYNSTTLRDDIRFKQSDRFQSFQLGLSIPLFGGSQRNRVKSAKFDEAYRKSETANASKQISSSLKSAYAQYQAQLSLVESLEKDGLKTAKEITSTLDKQLQNGAINYLEWTMLNNQAIEMKASYFEAIKQLNRSITELNYLLTQ
- a CDS encoding efflux RND transporter periplasmic adaptor subunit, with the protein product MKHYLYIGALAVTMTFACNSSEPKEETKAPNNESEVSLTAEQAKNIDLKTGEVGFGEINETLKLQGKIDVPPQNLVSVSIPLGGYLKSTKMLPGTQVSKGQIIAVMEDPQYIQLQQDYLNIHNRLNFATKELARQQELNASKANSDKTLQQVEMEYKSLKIEQMALAEKLKLININANQLSEGKISKSVNVYSPINGYVSKVNVNIGKYVTPSDVIFELVNPTDIHLNLNVFEKDLHKLGVGQRVMAYTNVKPDKKYETEVILVSHNVDGGRSEVHCHFEQYDKSLVPGMYMNAELQFKNRKVQFLPEEAVVSFENKDYVFVEIAPRKFNMTEVQAGEVSEGKTEIATDLKGKKVVVKGAYSLLMKLKNTVEEE
- a CDS encoding DUF808 domain-containing protein; the protein is MASGIFAVLDDIAVLMDDVAMAAKVATKKTAGILGDDLAVNAEKATGFLSSREIPVLWAITKGSFLNKLIIVPLALLLNAYFPVAIIVILVLGGAFLAYEGVEKVVEYFFHKPEETHEAAVEVVQDAATAEKAKVKSAITTDFILSVEIVIIALGSVLEKSLTIQILTVAVVAIIATVGVYGIVALIVRMDDAGYRLIKQSGEKKGFLFALGTFLVKALPVIIKGLSVVGTIALILVAGGIFTHNVPFMHGLFPAVPAIITEFAIGIVAGLVVVALVTLVKKFISLFRK
- a CDS encoding endonuclease/exonuclease/phosphatase family protein — protein: MQQALFCISITVILFTLIPLVRHDFWIFRVFEYPRLQKLVLNVTLLVGHAVYMPATTPQKVVAVLLLLNLIYIVYQVFPFTKFGRKQIISSKSAANDRNINLLIANVYQYNRNSDSYLKLIKKCNSDVVLMVETDSWWQKQMDVISEKYPYQLKIPLENTYGMIFYSRLPLRNGTINYLVKEDIPSIEAEVQLKNGQWVKLYCLHPEPPVPQENPRSTERDKEILMVGKKAKDCKLPVIVMGDLNDVAWSYTTELFGKISGLLDPRRGRGFFNSFHAKYFFLRFPLDHIFCSADFTLSSIKRMESCGSDHFPMCVSLQYNPKVEALNEQPVADEADLELAEEKIEAETES
- a CDS encoding sigma-70 family RNA polymerase sigma factor gives rise to the protein MEIRQTSDSYIDEVRESDPLEFETLFKNFSEVLYNYANYYLHDMEAAKTVVNDTFLRLWNGKHRPLYVKPYLYRSVKNACLNYLSQHKNKVVLKEFAELEMLSDGAINFDHNDETTDKLIFLEKVISNLPAKRQLVFKMFRFDELSYAEIAELLNISVRTVEDHLAKSMQFIHAQAKHLVDRKLTNT
- a CDS encoding FecR family protein produces the protein MEDQIWNNIVKRLTGVETEEIKLFLDQWLNANEKNTQLYEEAEQLWQFAGLLPAAKKQAETNALIHPAAEQTKRKSFKSIFRYSIAASLAVISSLSVYSLSKLKPEVAEKVYTVHKATNGKVMKVTLPDSSTIWLNAGSEVSYPKDFHKQKTRAIHLIGEAFFEVTHNQKQPFVVESGQLKTIVYGTSFNISSYKNSRKSSVTVKTGKVGVLLRDDSLNKPTMLLPGNRLVYHRDNGKLEKGNIYVDEVATWISGDLIFEQATPKEVFAALERKFAVEFSFNNKDFEGCKLTAKFPNQSLKAIQTALSASLHVKFKERGKNIEIIGGQSCK